Proteins from a genomic interval of Treponema brennaborense DSM 12168:
- a CDS encoding bifunctional anthranilate synthase component II/anthranilate phosphoribosyltransferase translates to MIAVIDNYDSFTYNIVQVISRLSGEQVAVFRSRECTLQDIENVHPSGLIVSPGPGNPADAGISVDAIRRYAGKIPILGICLGHQAIAYAFGADIVGAKRIRHGSAEKIALDGKGLFRSIGTERTFTRYHSLAVDEKTLPADFEITARSDDGDIMGIRHKTYVLEGVQFHPESIASDGCDAFFTSFLNYRRENLPAAAILGTLANGKNLTQEAAELFMEDLTDGFQDPRQTAAILSALAVKGPSAAEIAGCAAVLCRKKKTLPLAGGVELTDIVGTGGDGKGSFNISSFAALIAAACGLPVAKHGNRAVSSKSGSADFYESLGIKIDNLPEKTAAVIEQSNFGFLYAPVYHRAMRHAAPVRKSLGIKTIMNLIGPLSNPAGARCQMLGVYDESLLDPVAEASKLLGSKRVMTVCSEDGFDELSPCAPTHVTEIDEDGVKRSYTVVPEEFGISGCTPDGLAGGTGAENARIALDLLAAPETSARTTVAEACCLNAGAALYIGGRSASIRDGYAQAKAALKNGLVAQKLAQVRELSNA, encoded by the coding sequence ATGATTGCAGTAATCGATAATTACGATTCGTTCACGTACAATATCGTACAAGTGATTTCACGGCTGAGCGGCGAACAGGTCGCCGTGTTCCGCAGCAGAGAATGCACGCTCCAAGATATAGAAAACGTGCACCCGTCCGGCCTGATAGTGTCGCCCGGCCCGGGAAATCCGGCCGATGCGGGAATCAGCGTGGACGCAATCCGCCGATACGCGGGAAAAATCCCGATTTTGGGGATATGTTTGGGACATCAGGCGATCGCTTACGCGTTCGGAGCCGATATCGTCGGTGCAAAGCGGATAAGACACGGCTCGGCGGAAAAGATCGCGCTCGACGGCAAAGGACTGTTCCGTTCCATCGGAACTGAAAGAACGTTCACCCGATATCACAGCCTCGCCGTAGATGAAAAAACGCTCCCCGCCGATTTTGAAATCACCGCCCGCTCCGACGACGGCGATATCATGGGAATCCGCCATAAAACGTACGTACTGGAAGGAGTGCAGTTTCATCCCGAATCGATCGCATCCGACGGCTGCGACGCGTTTTTTACGTCGTTTCTGAACTATCGGCGCGAAAATCTTCCGGCAGCGGCCATTTTGGGCACGCTCGCGAACGGGAAAAATCTCACGCAGGAAGCCGCCGAACTTTTTATGGAAGACCTGACGGACGGCTTTCAGGATCCGCGCCAGACGGCGGCCATACTGAGCGCGCTCGCCGTCAAAGGTCCCTCCGCAGCCGAAATCGCCGGCTGCGCCGCCGTACTGTGCCGGAAGAAAAAAACGCTTCCGCTCGCCGGCGGCGTCGAACTCACCGATATAGTCGGAACCGGCGGCGACGGCAAAGGCAGTTTCAACATCAGTTCCTTTGCGGCGCTGATCGCGGCGGCCTGCGGTCTGCCGGTCGCAAAACACGGAAACCGCGCCGTTTCAAGCAAATCAGGTTCCGCCGATTTTTACGAATCGCTCGGCATCAAAATCGACAATCTGCCGGAAAAAACCGCCGCCGTTATCGAACAGTCGAACTTCGGCTTTTTATACGCGCCGGTCTATCATCGCGCGATGCGCCACGCGGCTCCGGTCAGAAAATCGCTCGGTATCAAAACGATTATGAATCTGATAGGACCGCTCTCGAATCCTGCCGGCGCGCGCTGTCAAATGCTCGGCGTGTACGACGAATCGCTGCTCGACCCCGTTGCCGAAGCGTCGAAACTGCTCGGTTCCAAACGAGTCATGACCGTGTGCAGCGAAGACGGCTTCGATGAACTGTCTCCGTGCGCGCCCACGCACGTTACCGAAATCGACGAAGACGGCGTAAAGCGTTCGTACACGGTCGTTCCGGAAGAGTTCGGCATTTCAGGCTGCACTCCGGACGGTCTTGCCGGAGGAACCGGCGCGGAAAACGCGCGGATTGCCCTCGACCTGCTGGCCGCTCCGGAAACGTCCGCACGCACAACGGTAGCCGAAGCGTGCTGTCTGAACGCGGGAGCCGCGCTCTACATCGGCGGCAGAAGCGCCTCCATCAGGGACGGATACGCGCAAGCAAAAGCCGCGCTGAAAAACGGACTGGTCGCGCAAAAACTTGCACAAGTACGGGAGCTGAGCAATGCCTGA
- a CDS encoding phosphoribosyltransferase — protein MIKEFLTYDKVRNNSLKMAHRIHKEGFVPDVIYVSLRGGAYVANVVSEYFKIARKDVHPVLYAAVVARSYSDIRQRDRVMVDGWTYSPEHLRPGDKILLVDDIFDTGKTINYLVEVLLEKGIPRKDIKVAVHDYKYFTFHDEQLPIQPDYWCRKFTITKPEEDRWIHYMSHELIGLSKEELEEYYYKEDPELREVFDSLF, from the coding sequence ATGATCAAAGAATTTTTGACTTATGATAAAGTACGCAACAATTCGCTTAAAATGGCGCATCGGATTCATAAAGAAGGCTTTGTTCCCGACGTCATTTACGTTTCCCTGCGCGGCGGTGCGTACGTTGCGAACGTCGTAAGCGAATATTTCAAAATCGCACGTAAAGACGTGCACCCCGTATTGTATGCGGCCGTTGTCGCCCGCTCGTATTCGGATATCCGGCAACGGGACCGCGTTATGGTCGACGGTTGGACGTATTCTCCCGAACATCTGCGCCCCGGTGACAAAATCCTGCTGGTGGACGATATTTTCGATACCGGCAAGACGATCAATTATCTGGTCGAAGTCCTGCTTGAAAAAGGCATTCCGCGCAAAGACATAAAAGTGGCCGTTCACGATTATAAATATTTTACTTTTCACGACGAGCAGCTTCCGATCCAGCCCGATTACTGGTGCCGTAAGTTTACGATCACCAAACCTGAAGAAGATCGATGGATTCATTACATGAGTCATGAATTGATCGGGTTGTCGAAAGAAGAGCTTGAAGAATACTACTATAAAGAGGATCCCGAACTCAGGGAAGTTTTCGATTCTCTTTTCTAG
- a CDS encoding DUF6062 family protein — translation MAEKHVNYFALEKACEKDGCPLCRIIEERIDRYIDGMLFEHISDRTFRAQYREAGGFCADHAKKLLTYRDGLAVAILGNETLGGYIEDFKKRKMRVYKKPCPACAERTRIEKEFLSFIAEAHDDAAADADLHAFFCRSDGLCVSHYARLVRLSGRRIPEWLSEFQEARFSSLYERTKRFIDCSAWGKQKEFAALPEADKVVWKELAASLRGEF, via the coding sequence ATGGCTGAAAAACATGTGAATTATTTTGCCCTCGAAAAGGCTTGTGAAAAAGACGGCTGTCCGCTGTGCCGTATTATCGAAGAACGCATAGACCGGTACATAGACGGTATGCTGTTCGAGCATATTTCCGATCGGACGTTCCGGGCTCAGTACCGTGAAGCCGGCGGATTCTGCGCCGATCACGCGAAAAAACTGCTTACGTACCGGGACGGACTTGCCGTCGCGATCCTCGGCAACGAAACGCTCGGCGGTTATATTGAAGATTTTAAAAAACGGAAAATGCGCGTTTACAAAAAACCGTGTCCCGCCTGCGCGGAGCGTACCCGTATTGAAAAAGAGTTTCTGTCGTTTATAGCCGAAGCGCACGACGACGCGGCGGCGGACGCGGATTTGCACGCCTTTTTCTGTCGCTCGGACGGGTTGTGCGTTTCCCATTATGCCCGGTTGGTGCGGCTTTCAGGACGCAGAATTCCCGAATGGCTTTCCGAATTTCAAGAGGCCCGTTTTTCCTCGTTATATGAACGGACGAAGCGGTTCATAGACTGTTCGGCCTGGGGTAAACAGAAAGAATTCGCCGCTTTGCCGGAAGCGGATAAAGTCGTGTGGAAAGAACTCGCCGCGTCGCTTCGCGGAGAGTTCTGA
- the kduI gene encoding 5-dehydro-4-deoxy-D-glucuronate isomerase encodes MDTRYSANQKDFQRYNTDEIRNEFLIQDIFRADDVSVVYSHIDRIVVLGAMPVTGKINIEKNIDPWKNFGVHFFMERRELGIINIGGRGTVYADGTEYELANLNGLYLPMGTKNVEFASGDASAPAKFYMCSTPAHKPCPAKLITKDTCKVVKLGALATSNERTIYQFIHPDVLETCQLSMGCTALAEGSVWNTMPVHTHERRMEVYFYFDIKKDNVVFHYMGEPNETRHVVMHNEQAVLNPSWSIHSGCGTCNYTFIWSMAGENRAYDDQDWIKTEDLR; translated from the coding sequence ATGGATACGCGTTATTCGGCAAATCAAAAAGATTTTCAGCGGTACAATACCGATGAAATCCGCAATGAATTTCTGATTCAGGATATTTTCCGTGCGGACGACGTTTCCGTCGTCTATTCCCATATCGACCGCATCGTCGTGCTCGGCGCGATGCCGGTAACCGGAAAAATAAATATAGAAAAGAATATCGATCCGTGGAAAAATTTCGGCGTGCATTTTTTTATGGAGCGCCGCGAATTGGGCATCATCAACATCGGCGGCCGCGGAACCGTATATGCGGACGGTACCGAATACGAACTGGCGAATCTGAACGGATTATATCTGCCGATGGGCACTAAAAACGTCGAATTTGCCAGCGGCGACGCTTCGGCCCCGGCAAAGTTTTATATGTGTTCCACTCCCGCGCATAAACCGTGCCCGGCAAAACTGATCACCAAAGACACCTGCAAAGTGGTAAAATTGGGCGCACTCGCCACTTCAAACGAACGCACGATATATCAGTTCATTCATCCCGACGTTTTGGAAACGTGCCAGCTTTCCATGGGCTGCACGGCGCTCGCCGAAGGTTCCGTCTGGAACACGATGCCCGTGCACACGCACGAACGCCGCATGGAAGTGTATTTTTATTTCGATATCAAAAAAGACAACGTCGTGTTCCATTATATGGGCGAACCGAACGAGACTCGGCACGTCGTTATGCACAACGAACAAGCCGTGCTGAATCCCAGTTGGTCAATTCATTCCGGCTGCGGAACGTGTAATTATACGTTCATTTGGTCGATGGCCGGTGAAAACCGTGCGTACGACGATCAGGATTGGATCAAGACGGAAGATCTGCGCTGA
- a CDS encoding chitobiase/beta-hexosaminidase C-terminal domain-containing protein: protein MRDRFRYIQLSVILLCGVCGLYAQTSPLSAGARVVSPAEGTWANKQALILEVPEGCEAYYSFTGSDPRDFGFAYDGPVLLDATGSVPLRIVTVSPDGGTSERRIPFTVSERSGAWQPPVSDESPFVKYHPGDTIVFPSSFSYALGIEPSPFISNRSLSLEAGAFPARFVPCTVTDGSLYWRFVIVPDGTVRADTGINSPDSRTAAPADIAGSAGISAPADPNAEPPFTVTDWTTVTFTRKKLIYSLDGGDWAAASGSFLLDRSIPHRISWQSVAYDPSNPVYTAELPPKPLPSPNSAKAGNTPVVLAAENGYLLSPRGSALPPEPAITVDAFYGEELCVSVEFDAYYGGVRHGSLAYTVAIDKRPPAVPRFVSDGDSFYSRRPVSFSFAESADADIVYAVELTSEAATGFNELSLDAASIPAAPLSPSFTVYDGTRVSLPSRSGSASLYTVTAYGRDAAGNVSDPAVFRVIIDEFNYYLAADAVSDRPDGSLARPFFRIEQAYSVINDASFTRLHVNGMIAVPETVTVTGTCEINGAGDDSGFILAEGASFSVQDAARLYVNNCVFEKRQPAAAEANRSAAAAAAAGKPLVAVRNAAVSFTNCELVAGFGSSGSVFTADSASVLLDNCGVTVTSGRYAALFSGVRSNVSVTGGRFTAVAPTAVLFSLSAGIFDLTGSGCKVIADLGRIAELTGVTATLKRNAFAAELHGNSAAAARVSPVWYDGRSKLTADDGNTVSGFPGGLF from the coding sequence ATGCGAGATCGATTCCGGTATATACAGCTGTCGGTGATTCTTTTATGCGGAGTTTGCGGATTGTATGCGCAAACTTCCCCGTTGTCTGCCGGCGCGCGCGTCGTAAGCCCTGCGGAAGGAACGTGGGCGAACAAACAGGCTTTGATTCTTGAAGTACCGGAAGGGTGCGAAGCGTATTATTCGTTCACCGGTTCCGATCCGCGGGATTTCGGCTTTGCGTACGACGGTCCCGTGCTTTTGGACGCGACCGGTTCGGTTCCGCTTCGGATCGTGACCGTGTCGCCCGACGGCGGTACGAGTGAACGGCGGATTCCGTTTACGGTTTCGGAACGGAGCGGCGCGTGGCAGCCGCCGGTTTCGGACGAATCGCCGTTCGTAAAGTATCATCCCGGCGACACGATCGTTTTTCCCTCGTCGTTTTCTTACGCGCTCGGAATCGAGCCGTCTCCTTTTATTTCAAACCGTTCCCTTTCACTGGAAGCCGGAGCGTTTCCCGCTCGCTTCGTTCCGTGCACGGTAACCGACGGCTCGCTGTATTGGCGATTCGTGATCGTTCCCGACGGTACCGTGCGGGCGGATACGGGAATAAACTCGCCTGATTCGCGCACCGCCGCTCCGGCGGATATTGCCGGCTCGGCGGGTATTTCCGCTCCGGCGGATCCGAACGCGGAACCGCCGTTTACCGTTACAGATTGGACGACCGTTACGTTTACCCGGAAAAAACTCATTTATTCGCTCGACGGCGGCGACTGGGCCGCCGCTTCGGGAAGTTTCCTGCTCGACCGTTCGATTCCGCATCGCATTTCATGGCAGAGCGTCGCGTACGATCCGTCGAATCCCGTTTATACGGCCGAACTGCCGCCGAAACCGCTGCCGTCCCCGAATTCCGCAAAAGCGGGCAATACTCCCGTCGTATTGGCGGCGGAAAACGGGTATCTGCTGTCGCCGCGCGGCTCGGCGCTGCCGCCCGAACCGGCGATTACCGTCGACGCGTTCTACGGTGAAGAACTGTGTGTTTCGGTTGAGTTCGACGCGTATTACGGCGGCGTGCGGCACGGTTCGCTGGCGTATACCGTCGCGATCGATAAGCGTCCGCCCGCGGTGCCGCGTTTCGTTTCCGACGGAGATTCGTTTTACAGCCGCCGCCCCGTGTCGTTTTCGTTCGCCGAAAGCGCGGACGCGGATATCGTGTACGCCGTCGAACTGACTTCGGAGGCGGCGACCGGTTTTAACGAGCTTTCACTCGACGCCGCCTCGATTCCGGCCGCACCGCTGTCGCCTTCGTTTACCGTCTACGACGGAACGCGCGTCAGTCTGCCGTCGCGCAGCGGTAGCGCGTCCCTGTACACGGTTACGGCGTACGGCCGGGACGCCGCCGGAAACGTGAGCGATCCCGCCGTGTTTCGCGTGATTATAGACGAATTCAATTATTATCTTGCGGCGGACGCCGTTTCCGACCGTCCCGACGGCAGTTTGGCGCGTCCTTTTTTCCGTATCGAACAGGCGTATTCCGTTATCAACGACGCGTCGTTTACCCGGCTGCACGTGAACGGCATGATCGCCGTGCCGGAGACGGTGACCGTTACCGGTACGTGTGAAATCAACGGCGCCGGCGACGATTCGGGGTTCATCTTAGCCGAAGGCGCGTCTTTTTCCGTACAGGACGCCGCGCGGCTGTACGTGAACAATTGCGTGTTTGAAAAACGGCAGCCGGCGGCAGCCGAAGCGAACCGTTCCGCCGCCGCAGCTGCAGCCGCAGGAAAACCGCTCGTCGCGGTGCGGAACGCCGCCGTCTCGTTTACCAACTGCGAACTGGTCGCCGGCTTCGGTTCCAGCGGCTCCGTTTTTACCGCGGATTCGGCGAGCGTACTGCTCGACAATTGCGGTGTTACGGTTACGAGCGGACGGTACGCCGCGCTTTTTTCCGGCGTCAGATCAAACGTTTCCGTTACGGGCGGCCGCTTTACGGCGGTAGCGCCCACTGCGGTTTTATTTTCACTGTCCGCCGGTATATTCGATTTGACAGGCAGCGGCTGCAAGGTGATCGCCGATCTTGGACGCATCGCCGAACTGACCGGCGTTACCGCGACGCTCAAGCGTAATGCGTTTGCGGCCGAGCTGCACGGCAACTCCGCCGCTGCCGCCCGCGTTTCTCCGGTATGGTACGACGGCCGCTCGAAGCTGACGGCGGACGACGGCAATACCGTTTCAGGATTTCCCGGAGGACTGTTTTGA
- a CDS encoding response regulator transcription factor: protein MRLLLAEDEKRLSCALCEILSKHTYDVDAVYDGKSALAYIASGVYDAVILDIMMPGLDGLSVLRELRAAKNNVPVLLLTAKDEIADKVSGLDHGADDYMTKPFSTDELLARIRALTRRRGEVITGCLEYGDLALDPKTCELCTDARRSGIDARRSGIDARDDCQIPSGGKIKLSLKEYRIMEMLVQNPNQILTKERILEKVWGGDSDAEYNNLEVFISFLRKKMRFIGSKAEIKTSRGIGYSLV from the coding sequence ATGCGATTGTTACTTGCGGAAGATGAAAAAAGGCTTTCCTGCGCGTTGTGCGAAATCCTTTCAAAGCACACGTACGACGTCGACGCGGTGTATGACGGAAAAAGCGCGCTGGCGTATATCGCGTCCGGCGTGTACGATGCCGTTATTCTCGATATCATGATGCCGGGACTGGACGGTTTGTCCGTTCTGCGTGAATTGCGGGCGGCTAAAAACAACGTACCCGTTCTGCTGCTTACTGCAAAGGATGAAATAGCGGATAAAGTTTCCGGTCTCGACCACGGAGCGGACGACTATATGACCAAACCGTTTTCCACCGATGAATTGCTTGCCCGCATTCGGGCGCTTACCCGGCGCCGGGGCGAAGTAATCACCGGCTGCCTGGAATACGGCGATTTGGCGCTCGATCCCAAAACGTGCGAGTTGTGCACGGATGCGCGGCGGAGTGGTATAGATGCGCGGCGGAGTGGTATAGATGCGCGGGACGACTGCCAGATTCCTTCCGGCGGAAAAATAAAACTTTCACTGAAAGAATACCGCATCATGGAAATGCTCGTCCAGAACCCGAATCAGATTTTGACGAAAGAACGTATTCTCGAAAAAGTATGGGGCGGCGATTCCGATGCCGAATACAATAATCTGGAAGTATTCATTTCGTTTCTGAGAAAAAAAATGCGGTTTATCGGATCCAAAGCCGAAATCAAAACGAGCCGCGGCATAGGATATTCGTTGGTATGA
- a CDS encoding sensor histidine kinase has product MNVIARLKRKLIVTVVAILAVVFAVVLIALNLTVYRGGKMQSVRLMKDFAAYERQGRKISPPDRIETGRLTSRERNAAAEPPEPDMRTEIAAEPPEPAASPAESVSPPPEEPSRFWHFLSGTVLPGAGVTHSERNVFGVKLKENGTFSAIVSRFPLRYTESEIAALVSSITPSAAAPADGPVFGVQGAFRYLKEARPYGALVVFSDCSDEFAVRRRLLVASAGIYALAMFVSFAAAAFFADRAVRPVRDAFENQKRFIADAGHELKTPIAVIGANADALAGEIGENKWLGYIVSENIRMGELVKDLLYLAKSDAGREPFVHSEFDASRAVTAAVLPFESIVYEHGQKLELRIPDGIRYTGDERHIIQAVVVLIDNAVKNASPGALIRVSLRTESGRSRGKTGARCQPISVSVFNEGEGLDRAEMKKIFRRFYRSDASRTRETGGCGLGLPIAESIAEAHNGCITVDGKKGRWIEFTLRLK; this is encoded by the coding sequence ATGAACGTAATCGCCCGGCTGAAACGTAAATTGATCGTGACCGTCGTCGCCATTTTGGCGGTCGTTTTCGCCGTCGTCCTGATCGCACTGAATCTCACCGTATATCGGGGCGGCAAAATGCAGTCCGTTCGGCTGATGAAAGATTTCGCGGCGTATGAACGGCAGGGGCGGAAAATCAGTCCCCCCGATCGTATTGAAACCGGCCGGCTGACAAGCCGGGAACGGAACGCCGCCGCTGAGCCGCCTGAACCCGATATGCGGACGGAGATTGCCGCTGAGCCGCCGGAACCTGCCGCCTCGCCGGCTGAATCCGTTTCACCGCCGCCGGAAGAACCATCCCGTTTCTGGCATTTTCTGAGCGGAACGGTATTACCGGGCGCCGGTGTAACTCATTCGGAGCGGAACGTGTTCGGGGTAAAACTGAAAGAGAACGGTACGTTCAGCGCAATCGTTTCCCGATTTCCGCTCAGATACACGGAAAGCGAAATCGCCGCGCTCGTTTCAAGCATAACGCCGTCAGCAGCCGCGCCTGCAGACGGGCCCGTCTTCGGCGTACAGGGTGCGTTCCGCTACCTGAAAGAAGCGCGGCCGTACGGCGCGCTCGTCGTGTTCAGCGACTGCTCCGACGAATTCGCCGTGCGCAGGCGTTTGCTCGTCGCGTCGGCCGGAATTTACGCGCTCGCCATGTTCGTTTCGTTCGCCGCCGCTGCTTTTTTTGCAGACCGCGCGGTTCGTCCGGTGCGGGACGCTTTTGAAAATCAGAAACGCTTCATTGCCGACGCCGGCCACGAATTGAAAACGCCCATCGCCGTTATCGGCGCGAATGCGGACGCGCTCGCCGGGGAAATCGGTGAAAACAAATGGCTCGGATACATTGTGTCTGAAAATATCCGAATGGGCGAACTGGTCAAAGACCTGCTGTATTTGGCTAAAAGCGACGCCGGCCGCGAACCGTTCGTTCATTCCGAATTCGACGCGAGCCGTGCGGTTACCGCCGCCGTGCTTCCTTTTGAAAGCATCGTCTACGAACACGGTCAAAAATTGGAACTGCGGATTCCCGACGGTATCCGGTATACGGGCGACGAACGCCATATTATACAGGCCGTCGTCGTGCTCATCGATAACGCGGTTAAAAACGCGTCGCCGGGCGCGCTCATCCGCGTTTCACTGCGAACCGAATCCGGCCGTTCCCGGGGAAAAACGGGTGCACGCTGTCAGCCGATTTCTGTTTCCGTTTTCAACGAGGGCGAAGGACTTGACCGCGCCGAGATGAAAAAAATATTCCGCCGCTTTTACCGCAGCGACGCGTCCCGTACGCGCGAAACGGGCGGCTGCGGACTGGGGCTTCCCATCGCGGAATCGATCGCTGAAGCGCATAACGGATGCATCACCGTCGACGGCAAAAAAGGCCGCTGGATCGAATTTACGCTTCGTTTAAAATAG
- a CDS encoding anthranilate synthase component I, with protein MAHRSDALYLSVPGDRYTPFSLAKKLGARAILESASFSHGKERYSILLTEEAFRIVQDDKGIAFIVNGERKAFGTPNAAAASDSCNRSDALSGLNTCDGAPARQRPAGRQPDILDALEYVASQNAAVPGDVPLPAAGIGYLGYEFCARCDTVALAPQTDELAIPESEFIVGHVYIVFDHFTERLHICALNYAEHEIDLQKATDTLQKRLSDLDFSYLAEPETPAPCTTVTDLAESRAAYIEKVNALKKHIVAGDLLQAVPSRRLRLECETGALEIYRRLRSVNPSPYLLYLDFGTHQLVGSSPESLVRVRSRTASIRPIAGTRRRGKNAAEDEKLKRELLDDPKERAEHLMLVDLARNDLGRVCEAGSVAVTRFMECEPFSHVMHLVSDVEGTVAGTGADGVSAVQVLRSAFPAGTVSGAPKIRAMEILSGLEKTKRNFYAGAVGYIDAKGGLDFCIAIRCALKQGARWTLQAGGGIVYDSVPEREWEETNEKLGAMLAVLRNA; from the coding sequence ATGGCACACCGAAGCGACGCGCTGTACCTGTCCGTACCCGGCGACCGCTACACGCCGTTTTCACTCGCAAAAAAACTCGGCGCGCGGGCGATTCTGGAATCCGCAAGTTTTTCGCACGGAAAAGAACGGTATTCGATACTGCTGACCGAAGAGGCCTTCCGCATCGTACAGGACGATAAAGGAATCGCGTTCATCGTAAACGGCGAACGGAAAGCGTTCGGAACGCCGAACGCAGCGGCGGCTTCGGATTCGTGTAACCGATCGGACGCGCTTAGCGGCTTGAACACGTGCGACGGCGCGCCCGCACGGCAGAGACCGGCCGGCAGACAGCCGGACATACTCGACGCGCTCGAATACGTCGCGTCCCAAAACGCGGCCGTGCCGGGCGACGTTCCGCTCCCCGCCGCGGGAATCGGCTACCTCGGCTACGAATTCTGCGCGCGCTGCGATACCGTCGCGCTCGCTCCGCAGACGGACGAACTCGCCATCCCCGAATCCGAGTTCATCGTCGGCCACGTGTATATCGTTTTCGACCATTTTACCGAGCGGCTGCACATCTGCGCGCTCAATTATGCGGAACACGAAATCGATCTGCAAAAGGCGACCGATACGCTGCAAAAAAGGCTTTCCGATCTCGATTTTTCGTATCTTGCCGAGCCGGAAACGCCGGCGCCGTGCACGACCGTAACGGATCTTGCCGAATCGCGCGCCGCGTATATTGAAAAAGTGAACGCCCTGAAAAAACACATCGTCGCCGGCGACCTTTTGCAGGCAGTGCCGTCGCGCAGGCTCCGACTGGAATGTGAAACGGGCGCGCTCGAAATATACCGCCGCCTGCGCTCGGTAAATCCTTCGCCGTATTTGCTGTACCTCGATTTCGGCACGCATCAGCTGGTCGGCTCCTCGCCGGAAAGCCTCGTCCGCGTACGCAGCCGAACGGCGTCTATCAGGCCGATCGCCGGCACGAGGCGCCGAGGCAAAAACGCTGCGGAAGATGAAAAACTCAAACGGGAACTGCTCGACGATCCAAAAGAACGGGCGGAACATCTGATGCTGGTCGATCTTGCCCGAAACGATTTGGGGCGCGTCTGCGAAGCCGGTTCCGTCGCGGTCACGCGTTTTATGGAATGCGAACCGTTCAGCCACGTCATGCATTTGGTGTCCGACGTTGAAGGAACGGTCGCCGGCACGGGTGCGGACGGCGTTTCAGCCGTGCAAGTGCTCCGCTCGGCGTTTCCCGCGGGAACCGTGAGCGGCGCTCCGAAAATCCGCGCGATGGAAATTCTTTCCGGACTCGAAAAAACGAAGCGGAATTTTTACGCGGGAGCCGTCGGCTATATCGACGCAAAAGGCGGCCTCGATTTCTGCATCGCAATCAGATGCGCCCTGAAACAGGGAGCGCGCTGGACGCTGCAAGCCGGCGGCGGTATCGTGTACGACTCGGTTCCCGAACGCGAATGGGAAGAAACGAATGAAAAACTGGGCGCCATGCTCGCCGTGCTGCGCAACGCATAA